A stretch of [Clostridium] scindens DNA encodes these proteins:
- the dprA gene encoding DNA-processing protein DprA translates to MVYEYWLASIKPLQPKKKRMLRETFGSGKAVYYIEETKLHFQEYLNAKDVETIRKAQGDKKIEERWARLEKEMIRFIPYFSMEYPEKLKHIPNPPYALYVKGSLPEEDSPSVAIVGARRCTPYGEQMALAYGEKLAKAGVQVISGMAKGIDGAGQRGSLNGGGKTYGILGCGVDVCYPREHIGLYMDLQENGGLISEQSPGQPPLPAYFPERNRIISGLSDAVLIIEAKERSGSLITADMALEQGKDVYALPGPVTSPASQGCHRLIKQGAGILLSPEDILMELEISNVNPGQNSDENKKMLESPENMVYSCLGLFPKSIGQLLEETGLCPKELLERLITLELEGYIKEVSKNYYIRIR, encoded by the coding sequence GTGGTATATGAATACTGGCTTGCATCCATAAAACCGCTTCAGCCAAAGAAAAAGAGGATGCTAAGGGAAACTTTTGGAAGCGGAAAGGCTGTGTATTATATAGAAGAAACAAAACTTCATTTTCAGGAGTATCTGAACGCGAAGGATGTGGAAACAATCAGGAAGGCGCAAGGAGATAAGAAGATAGAAGAGAGGTGGGCAAGGCTGGAAAAGGAAATGATACGGTTCATTCCTTATTTTTCCATGGAATATCCGGAGAAGCTGAAGCATATTCCCAATCCGCCTTATGCACTATATGTAAAGGGGAGCCTCCCAGAAGAAGATTCTCCCAGCGTAGCGATCGTAGGAGCCAGACGCTGCACTCCTTACGGAGAGCAGATGGCGCTTGCCTATGGAGAGAAACTTGCAAAAGCAGGAGTACAAGTGATCAGCGGCATGGCGAAAGGAATCGATGGCGCAGGGCAAAGAGGCTCATTAAACGGAGGAGGAAAAACATATGGTATATTAGGATGCGGCGTCGATGTCTGTTATCCAAGAGAGCATATCGGACTGTATATGGACCTTCAGGAAAATGGAGGCCTGATATCGGAGCAGAGTCCGGGACAGCCGCCGCTGCCGGCATATTTTCCGGAGCGGAACCGGATCATCAGCGGCCTGTCGGATGCAGTTCTTATAATAGAAGCAAAAGAAAGAAGCGGCTCCTTGATTACCGCGGATATGGCCTTGGAACAGGGGAAGGATGTCTATGCGCTGCCGGGCCCCGTAACAAGCCCTGCAAGCCAGGGCTGCCACCGGCTGATCAAGCAAGGCGCGGGGATTCTCCTGTCACCGGAAGATATATTGATGGAATTGGAAATCAGCAATGTGAATCCGGGGCAAAATTCTGACGAAAATAAAAAAATGCTTGAAAGTCCTGAAAATATGGTGTATAGTTGTCTCGGTTTGTTCCCCAAGAGCATTGGCCAATTATTAGAAGAGACTGGACTGTGTCCGAAGGAACTTCTGGAGAGGCTGATAACTCTGGAATTAGAGGGATATATTAAAGAGGTATCTAAAAATTATTATATAAGAATCCGGTGA
- a CDS encoding YifB family Mg chelatase-like AAA ATPase yields MAFHTVLSASIQGLHVEMVHVEADVSNGLPVFHMVGYLSSEVKEASERVRTAIRNAGIQIPARKVVVNLAPATVRKKGASFDLPIALAVMAALGEIEGEKLERTLVIGELGLDGRVQEVPGILPMLLEARKAGCRACILPIRNAPEGALVDGIRILGVRHLKEACDYLNGEVALKEEVRQDEKMDGGRAELSVDFGDIQGQEAVKRAAEVAVAGGHNLLMVGPPGSGKSMLAKRIPTILPPPTPEESMEITKIYSVLGMVDKDHPLITGRPVRSVHHTVTKAALIGGGLIPVPGEISLAHEGVLFLDELAEFQKNVLEVLRQPLEEKQIRIARSHGTYVFPANFILVAAMNPCPCGNYPNLEKCTCTPGQIQHYLGRISQPFLDRMDLCIEAPRIKYEALSVRKPQESSKEIRKRVVKTRNIQNMRYAGTGITSNALLGVRELEKYCQLGEAEERLMKRAYLAMGLTARTYHKILRVARTIADMEESERIREHHLKEAISYRTIDKKYWGR; encoded by the coding sequence ATGGCATTTCATACGGTATTATCCGCCTCCATCCAAGGGCTGCACGTGGAGATGGTTCATGTTGAGGCGGATGTAAGCAATGGACTTCCCGTGTTCCATATGGTAGGATATCTGTCCTCTGAGGTAAAGGAAGCATCTGAAAGGGTAAGAACAGCGATCCGAAACGCAGGCATCCAGATACCAGCCAGGAAGGTGGTAGTGAATTTGGCCCCGGCTACGGTGAGAAAAAAGGGGGCTTCCTTTGACTTGCCAATTGCCCTGGCGGTGATGGCGGCTTTGGGGGAAATCGAGGGGGAGAAGCTGGAGCGTACGCTGGTAATTGGGGAACTGGGCCTGGATGGAAGGGTTCAGGAGGTTCCAGGCATCCTTCCAATGCTGCTGGAAGCCAGGAAGGCAGGATGTCGCGCCTGCATCCTTCCGATACGCAATGCACCGGAAGGAGCTCTGGTGGATGGAATCAGGATCTTAGGAGTCAGGCATTTGAAAGAAGCCTGTGATTACCTGAATGGAGAGGTGGCGCTTAAGGAAGAAGTAAGACAGGATGAGAAGATGGACGGAGGGAGAGCGGAATTGTCCGTGGATTTTGGAGATATCCAGGGGCAGGAGGCAGTAAAAAGAGCGGCAGAAGTCGCGGTTGCAGGCGGACATAATCTTCTTATGGTGGGACCTCCGGGAAGCGGGAAATCCATGCTGGCGAAAAGAATTCCCACCATTCTTCCGCCGCCTACGCCGGAAGAGAGCATGGAGATCACGAAGATTTACAGTGTTCTTGGAATGGTGGATAAGGACCATCCATTGATTACTGGCCGACCGGTGAGAAGTGTTCACCACACGGTGACGAAGGCTGCATTGATAGGCGGCGGGCTGATTCCGGTTCCAGGAGAGATCAGCCTGGCCCATGAAGGCGTGCTGTTTCTGGATGAACTGGCGGAATTTCAAAAGAATGTTCTGGAAGTATTAAGACAGCCTCTGGAAGAAAAGCAGATTCGAATTGCCCGCAGCCATGGAACCTATGTGTTCCCGGCCAATTTCATACTGGTTGCCGCAATGAATCCATGCCCTTGCGGCAATTATCCGAATTTAGAAAAATGCACCTGCACGCCAGGACAGATCCAGCATTACTTGGGGAGGATCAGCCAGCCATTTCTGGACCGGATGGATCTGTGTATAGAAGCGCCCCGGATCAAGTATGAAGCCTTAAGCGTCCGGAAGCCCCAGGAAAGTTCAAAAGAGATACGAAAGAGGGTAGTAAAGACCAGAAACATCCAGAACATGCGTTATGCAGGAACCGGGATAACATCGAATGCGCTGCTGGGCGTCAGAGAACTGGAGAAGTACTGCCAATTAGGGGAAGCTGAAGAACGGCTGATGAAGCGCGCGTATCTGGCAATGGGTCTGACGGCAAGAACCTACCATAAGATATTGCGGGTGGCACGTACGATTGCGGATATGGAGGAGAGCGAAAGAATCCGGGAGCATCATCTGAAAGAGGCAATCAGCTACCGGACGATAGACAAGAAATATTGGGGGAGGTAG
- a CDS encoding DUF5107 domain-containing protein: MKPELRFETKRMRACSLGEESSVPDIAGSAILQNDLEFDLDEEDEIFEAYGTRRNAYPYRQYQAYSRELKERRVKTAVLENDCLRAVFLPEYGGRLWELWDKRRQENLLYTNDVIRFSNLAACNAWFSGGVEWNPGIIGHSPFTVRPLYTARLEEAGIPVLRMYEYERIRGVEYQMDFWLEEKDACLNCRMRIVNSGSQVVPMYWWSNMAAPEYAGGRIVVPAKEAYTSREAKVSKVSIPQVEGVDITRYENIPSQIDYFFHIPEESPKFIANLNQEGYGLLQYSTKRLRGRKLFSWGHKEGADRWQEFLTEDAGRYVEIQAGLGKTQYGCIPMPPHSAWEWLERYGSIQVPPEELRLGFEELSAALAGKVAARIQKEQLEERLRKTRAMARRKGIAVYEGSGFGALEVLRRDLAGERPMSPHLEYHMTGESLENWAMLLKEGRLGQGEDRDRPDEFMCDSCYYERLKCIKEEDLDWHASYQLGVMHLYYGKEEAAREAFLYSFSLRENPWACHGLGVLAMQKEQSAEAADWLEKGIGMRKADLSYVKEGLRLILKTKEYRSVIRICEELPEKTRTESRVVFDYLTALSHEGRCQEVLAYFAAHPDYVLDDLREGEDSISELWSSAYEAVHGRKPDEIPRQWNFYSL, translated from the coding sequence ATGAAGCCAGAACTGAGATTTGAGACAAAGAGAATGCGGGCATGCAGCCTGGGGGAGGAAAGCAGCGTGCCGGATATTGCAGGAAGCGCGATCCTTCAGAATGATCTGGAGTTTGACTTGGATGAGGAGGATGAGATATTTGAAGCATATGGAACCAGAAGGAACGCTTATCCTTACCGACAGTACCAGGCATATAGCCGCGAACTGAAAGAACGACGGGTGAAGACTGCTGTTTTGGAAAACGACTGTCTCCGGGCGGTTTTTCTCCCGGAATACGGAGGAAGGCTGTGGGAACTTTGGGATAAGAGGCGGCAGGAAAACCTTTTGTACACCAATGATGTGATACGCTTCAGCAATCTGGCAGCGTGCAATGCCTGGTTCAGCGGAGGCGTCGAGTGGAACCCTGGCATCATCGGGCATTCGCCATTTACTGTCCGCCCGCTTTATACGGCCCGGCTTGAGGAGGCGGGCATTCCGGTGCTGCGCATGTATGAATACGAGAGAATCCGGGGCGTAGAATACCAGATGGATTTCTGGCTGGAGGAGAAGGATGCCTGCCTGAACTGCCGGATGCGCATCGTCAATTCGGGAAGCCAGGTGGTGCCGATGTATTGGTGGAGCAATATGGCGGCGCCGGAATACGCAGGCGGAAGAATCGTGGTTCCGGCCAAAGAAGCATATACCAGCAGGGAGGCCAAAGTTTCTAAGGTTTCGATTCCGCAAGTGGAGGGAGTCGATATAACCAGATACGAGAATATTCCTTCCCAGATCGACTATTTCTTTCATATACCGGAAGAAAGTCCTAAGTTTATAGCCAATCTGAACCAGGAAGGCTATGGACTGCTTCAGTATTCTACCAAAAGACTCAGGGGAAGAAAATTATTTTCCTGGGGACATAAGGAGGGAGCAGACCGGTGGCAGGAATTTCTGACAGAGGATGCCGGCAGATATGTGGAGATCCAGGCAGGCCTTGGAAAGACCCAGTATGGCTGTATCCCGATGCCTCCCCACAGCGCGTGGGAATGGCTGGAACGGTATGGAAGCATCCAGGTTCCGCCGGAAGAACTGCGGCTGGGGTTTGAAGAATTAAGTGCCGCGCTTGCAGGAAAGGTTGCCGCAAGAATCCAAAAAGAGCAGCTGGAAGAAAGGCTTAGAAAGACAAGAGCCATGGCTAGACGAAAGGGGATTGCCGTGTATGAAGGGAGCGGTTTTGGGGCGCTGGAAGTCCTCCGGAGGGATCTGGCCGGCGAAAGGCCTATGTCGCCCCATCTGGAGTACCATATGACGGGGGAATCCCTGGAGAACTGGGCCATGCTTTTAAAGGAAGGAAGACTTGGGCAAGGAGAGGACAGGGACAGGCCGGACGAATTTATGTGTGATTCCTGCTACTATGAGAGGTTAAAGTGCATAAAGGAAGAAGATCTGGACTGGCATGCCAGCTACCAGCTGGGAGTCATGCATCTGTATTATGGGAAAGAAGAAGCAGCCCGGGAAGCATTTCTTTATTCCTTCAGTTTGAGAGAGAACCCATGGGCCTGCCATGGCCTGGGGGTGCTTGCGATGCAAAAGGAACAGTCCGCGGAGGCGGCGGACTGGCTGGAAAAGGGGATTGGCATGAGGAAGGCGGATCTGTCTTATGTCAAAGAAGGGCTGCGGCTTATCCTGAAGACGAAGGAATACCGCAGCGTCATCCGGATCTGCGAGGAACTTCCGGAAAAGACGCGGACAGAAAGCCGGGTCGTATTCGATTATCTGACGGCCCTTTCCCATGAGGGCAGGTGTCAGGAAGTGCTTGCATACTTTGCGGCGCATCCGGATTACGTGCTGGATGACTTAAGAGAAGGCGAGGATAGCATTTCCGAACTTTGGAGCAGTGCCTATGAAGCGGTGCACGGGCGAAAGCCGGATGAGATTCCTCGTCAATGGAACTTTTATTCTTTATAA
- a CDS encoding ribbon-helix-helix domain-containing protein, with translation MGRPGRPRGTNNKDVICSMRMDKETKERLDAYCEKMKIAKSEALRQAIQMLTEEGKGTV, from the coding sequence ATGGGAAGACCGGGAAGGCCCAGAGGAACCAATAATAAGGACGTAATCTGTTCCATGCGGATGGATAAGGAGACCAAAGAGCGTCTGGATGCCTACTGCGAGAAGATGAAGATTGCCAAGTCCGAAGCATTGAGGCAGGCAATCCAGATGCTGACAGAGGAGGGAAAAGGAACGGTATGA
- the sigK gene encoding RNA polymerase sporulation sigma factor SigK has product MQKYTEGDLEAKHILIERNLRLVAHIVKKYQSFEEDTEDLLSIGTIGLIKAVVTFNPDKCVRLGTYAARCIENEILMHLRAKKKSSREISLYEPIGTDREGNEIQLFDIIETEEDDAHKKVELRDDIRMLYYRVESELSPRERLVLKMRYGLYNEEEYTQREIAKQLGISRSYVSRIEKSAIEKLREYF; this is encoded by the coding sequence ATGCAAAAATATACGGAGGGTGATCTTGAAGCGAAACATATTCTGATAGAACGGAATCTGCGCCTCGTTGCACACATCGTGAAAAAGTATCAGTCTTTCGAAGAAGATACGGAGGATCTGCTGTCTATCGGCACTATTGGCCTGATTAAGGCGGTCGTCACATTTAACCCCGATAAATGTGTCAGGCTTGGCACTTATGCGGCCAGATGTATCGAAAACGAGATTCTCATGCATCTTCGGGCAAAAAAGAAATCTTCCAGAGAAATCTCCCTGTATGAGCCGATCGGAACCGACAGGGAAGGAAACGAGATCCAGCTTTTCGATATTATAGAGACAGAAGAGGATGACGCGCACAAGAAGGTAGAACTAAGAGACGATATCCGGATGCTGTATTACCGGGTGGAGTCGGAACTGTCGCCCAGAGAGAGGCTGGTACTTAAGATGCGGTATGGACTGTATAACGAAGAAGAGTATACGCAGCGGGAGATTGCTAAACAGTTAGGCATCTCTCGTTCTTATGTTTCGAGAATCGAAAAGAGTGCCATTGAAAAACTGCGCGAGTATTTCTAA
- a CDS encoding ATP-binding protein — MKKTMGKVLFFSLLIILAAQLSMNLFIADFKISIAVICIPVFLFLTEGFPLIPVTICSAIGVFALRTLMYWFQYASLDRTAFFLPEAGFYICYGLLLFGCTRTLKGTFLNKNLAVIPLIFIDYGANLAELLLRIRMDAFEPKAQAGILLVALLRTAVIWCILTIFERYRLLLLKQEHEERYHRLLMLISKLDGEVIWMRKNTALIEETMRTSYKLFENLRSSGAEPGLASSALSVAKDIHEIKKEYLLIMRGISEALDEELKSDGMHLEELLLLLKDAMALVAKEQDKELLLTLEYADNPYTDRHYALMSIFRNLFINAIEAAADQQVRIVLSEASRDADYIFSITDYGTGIEPDYMDQVFHTGFSTKINYTTGEVNRGLGLNLVQDLVENSFSGHIALESRPGKTTFTITIPKVQLEVTAT, encoded by the coding sequence ATGAAAAAAACAATGGGGAAAGTCCTCTTTTTCAGCTTGCTCATCATACTGGCGGCTCAATTGAGCATGAATCTTTTTATTGCGGATTTTAAGATTTCCATCGCCGTCATCTGTATCCCGGTATTTCTCTTTCTGACCGAAGGGTTTCCTCTGATACCGGTTACCATCTGCTCCGCAATCGGCGTATTTGCCTTGCGGACGCTCATGTACTGGTTCCAATACGCAAGCCTGGACCGTACGGCCTTCTTTCTTCCGGAAGCAGGATTCTATATTTGTTATGGGCTTCTTCTGTTTGGCTGCACCCGGACCCTGAAAGGAACATTCCTGAACAAGAATCTGGCCGTGATTCCACTGATCTTTATCGACTATGGAGCCAACCTGGCAGAACTGCTCCTTCGGATCCGGATGGATGCCTTTGAGCCAAAGGCACAGGCAGGAATCCTGCTGGTGGCCCTCCTTCGGACTGCGGTCATCTGGTGTATCCTGACTATATTCGAGCGCTATCGCCTGCTGCTGCTCAAGCAGGAGCATGAGGAAAGGTACCATAGGCTTTTGATGCTGATCTCGAAACTTGACGGAGAAGTCATATGGATGCGTAAAAACACGGCGCTGATCGAAGAGACCATGCGTACATCCTACAAATTATTCGAAAACCTGAGGTCTTCCGGCGCAGAGCCAGGGCTTGCGTCCTCTGCCTTGTCCGTGGCTAAGGACATCCATGAGATCAAGAAAGAATATCTGCTGATTATGCGTGGGATCTCGGAAGCACTGGATGAAGAACTGAAAAGCGACGGCATGCATCTGGAAGAACTGCTGCTTCTTCTAAAGGATGCCATGGCGCTCGTCGCCAAAGAGCAGGATAAGGAACTCCTTCTTACGCTGGAATACGCAGACAATCCTTATACGGACAGGCATTATGCATTGATGTCCATCTTCCGCAATCTGTTCATCAATGCCATTGAGGCAGCAGCGGATCAACAAGTTCGGATCGTGCTTAGCGAAGCGTCCCGGGACGCAGATTATATTTTTTCCATTACCGATTATGGAACGGGGATCGAGCCGGATTATATGGATCAAGTCTTTCATACTGGCTTCTCCACAAAGATTAATTACACGACCGGGGAAGTAAACCGGGGACTGGGCCTGAATCTGGTGCAGGATCTGGTGGAGAACAGTTTCAGCGGACACATCGCGCTGGAATCCCGTCCCGGAAAGACTACGTTTACCATTACCATTCCCAAAGTACAGCTGGAGGTGACAGCAACATGA
- a CDS encoding response regulator: MKFYLIDDDPNILNILKLIIDNRGLGSVCGTGSTGVEGLEDIRVLKPDIVIVDLLMPEMDGISFVEKARPLLDNTAFIMLSQVSSKEMISSAYEAGIEFFIQKPINSVEVETVIKKVSSSLTMKRTLHKMQNIFMEDLHPQPARNAADSVPSTPETSSALTAVLQRLGIIGDIGCKDIITVVEYLTSHPGQMNEATLNELCSKFSDSPKSMEQRIRRTANAGLVNLAHLGIEDYGNEIFTEYANTLYNFEQVRREMDYIRGRSEKHGNVKIRNFLNALVVYSMNN; the protein is encoded by the coding sequence ATGAAATTTTATCTGATTGATGATGATCCAAATATTCTAAACATATTAAAATTAATTATAGACAACCGGGGCCTTGGCAGCGTCTGCGGCACCGGAAGCACCGGCGTCGAAGGCCTGGAAGACATACGCGTCCTGAAGCCGGATATCGTGATCGTGGATCTTCTGATGCCGGAGATGGACGGCATCTCCTTCGTGGAGAAAGCCCGCCCGCTCCTTGATAATACTGCCTTCATCATGCTCTCCCAGGTATCTTCCAAGGAAATGATCTCTTCTGCCTACGAGGCAGGCATTGAGTTCTTCATCCAAAAGCCGATCAACAGCGTGGAGGTAGAGACGGTGATCAAGAAGGTATCCTCTTCCCTGACGATGAAAAGGACCTTGCATAAGATGCAGAATATCTTTATGGAAGACCTCCATCCGCAGCCAGCCAGGAATGCCGCAGATTCCGTCCCTTCCACCCCAGAGACATCCTCTGCCCTTACTGCCGTGCTTCAGAGGCTGGGCATCATCGGAGACATCGGATGCAAGGATATTATTACCGTCGTGGAATATCTGACCAGCCATCCGGGCCAGATGAACGAAGCCACCTTAAACGAACTTTGCAGCAAATTCAGCGATTCTCCCAAATCCATGGAACAGCGTATCCGCCGCACCGCCAATGCCGGCCTCGTGAACCTGGCCCACCTTGGGATCGAGGATTATGGCAACGAGATATTTACCGAATACGCGAACACGCTCTATAATTTTGAGCAGGTTCGCAGGGAGATGGATTATATCCGGGGCAGGAGCGAGAAGCACGGAAACGTGAAGATCCGTAATTTTCTGAATGCTCTGGTGGTCTATAGCATGAATAACTAG
- a CDS encoding PTS sugar transporter subunit IIC — MLTIVSGVGLLLVTLAGFSLFSLKMPKGQLAMSGMANAAIATFLVEAVHKYITGDLLGLDFFRTVGSTSGSLGGVAAAIMVPISMGTSPVLAVVAGVAVGGYGILPGFIAGYVIGLIAPVIEKKLPEGLNIIGGALLIAPMARLIALAADPAVNVVLARIGGTIAAATEQSPIVMGFLLGGIIKMICTSPLSSMALTAMLGLDGLAMGIAAIACVGGSFTNGLIFARLKLGDRSNIIAVMLEPLTQADIITSNPIPIYCSNFFGGGFAGISAAVFHIVNNAPGTASPIPGLLAPFAFNPPTQVLLAVFFAVLGGCAAGLAGSMIFRKRIQVPKADALASKDAGMELEF, encoded by the coding sequence ATGTTAACAATCGTATCTGGAGTGGGGCTTCTTTTGGTGACGCTGGCAGGATTCTCCCTGTTCAGCCTGAAGATGCCCAAGGGCCAGCTTGCCATGTCGGGTATGGCAAACGCTGCCATCGCAACGTTTCTCGTCGAGGCGGTACACAAATATATTACCGGAGATCTGCTGGGGCTTGATTTCTTTCGCACGGTCGGCTCTACTTCCGGAAGCCTTGGCGGCGTGGCCGCCGCAATCATGGTGCCCATCAGCATGGGAACCAGCCCTGTCCTTGCCGTCGTGGCTGGAGTCGCCGTAGGCGGTTACGGAATCCTTCCCGGATTCATCGCCGGATATGTGATCGGTCTGATTGCCCCGGTCATTGAAAAGAAACTGCCGGAGGGCTTAAATATCATCGGAGGCGCGCTTTTGATCGCCCCTATGGCACGTTTGATCGCTCTGGCCGCAGATCCGGCTGTAAACGTCGTTCTGGCGCGTATCGGTGGCACGATCGCCGCTGCCACGGAACAGTCTCCCATCGTCATGGGATTCCTGCTGGGCGGCATCATCAAGATGATCTGTACCTCCCCGCTAAGTTCTATGGCGCTGACTGCCATGCTGGGCCTTGACGGGCTTGCCATGGGAATCGCCGCCATCGCGTGCGTAGGAGGCTCCTTTACCAATGGGCTGATATTTGCAAGGTTAAAATTAGGAGACAGAAGTAATATCATAGCTGTAATGCTGGAGCCCTTGACACAGGCAGACATTATTACCTCCAATCCTATTCCAATATATTGTTCCAATTTCTTTGGAGGCGGATTTGCCGGGATTTCTGCCGCAGTCTTCCACATCGTGAATAACGCGCCTGGAACTGCGTCCCCGATACCAGGACTTCTGGCACCGTTCGCATTCAATCCCCCAACCCAGGTGCTGCTGGCCGTGTTCTTTGCCGTACTCGGAGGCTGCGCGGCCGGCCTGGCCGGAAGCATGATCTTCCGCAAAAGAATACAGGTTCCAAAGGCTGATGCCCTAGCGTCAAAAGATGCCGGAATGGAACTGGAATTCTAA
- a CDS encoding peptidase U32 family protein: MRRERPELLIPASSLEVLKTAVIFGADAVYIGGEAFGLRAKAKNFSMEDMKEGIAFAHAHGARVHVTVNILAHNDDLPGVEEYLKELKEIGPDALIIADPAIFQMAKDICPEIERHISTQANNTNYGTYLFWWKQGAKRVVSARELSLKEIKEIRERIPEEMEIESFIHGAMCISYSGRCLLSNYFTGRDANQGACTHPCRWKYAVVEETRPGEYMPVYENERGTYIFNSKDLCMIGHIPEMIEAGIDSFKIEGRMKTALYVATVARTYRKAIDDYLADPQLYQKNMPWYLDQISNCTYRQFTTGFYFGKPGDESQIYDSNTYVKEYTYLGIIGGEKDGLYRIEQRNKFSVGETIEIMKPDGRNIETTVKRIVDEEGNEQESAPHPKQVLYVKLDHEASQYDILRRAE, encoded by the coding sequence ATGAGAAGAGAACGCCCGGAATTACTAATCCCGGCCAGCAGCCTGGAAGTATTAAAGACGGCAGTTATTTTCGGCGCTGATGCCGTATATATCGGCGGCGAGGCATTTGGCCTGCGGGCCAAAGCCAAGAATTTTTCCATGGAAGATATGAAGGAGGGAATCGCGTTCGCCCACGCCCATGGCGCGAGGGTTCATGTGACGGTAAATATCCTGGCCCACAATGACGATCTTCCGGGAGTGGAAGAATATCTGAAAGAGTTAAAAGAGATCGGCCCGGATGCGCTGATCATCGCTGATCCTGCCATTTTTCAGATGGCAAAAGACATCTGTCCTGAGATCGAGCGCCATATCAGCACCCAGGCTAACAATACCAATTATGGAACCTATCTGTTCTGGTGGAAGCAGGGCGCGAAACGCGTGGTATCCGCAAGAGAACTGTCCTTAAAGGAGATAAAGGAAATCCGGGAGCGCATCCCGGAAGAAATGGAGATTGAAAGTTTTATCCACGGTGCTATGTGCATCTCCTATTCTGGAAGGTGCCTGCTCAGCAATTATTTTACGGGCAGGGATGCGAACCAGGGCGCCTGCACCCATCCCTGCCGCTGGAAGTATGCGGTCGTGGAAGAGACCAGGCCGGGAGAGTACATGCCGGTCTATGAAAATGAGCGGGGAACGTATATCTTTAACTCCAAGGACTTGTGCATGATCGGGCATATCCCGGAGATGATCGAGGCGGGAATCGACAGTTTCAAGATTGAAGGCCGCATGAAGACGGCCCTCTATGTGGCCACGGTGGCCAGGACTTATCGGAAGGCCATCGACGATTACCTTGCTGATCCGCAGCTCTACCAGAAGAACATGCCCTGGTATCTGGATCAGATATCCAACTGTACCTACCGCCAGTTCACCACGGGCTTTTATTTTGGAAAGCCGGGGGATGAAAGCCAGATTTATGACAGCAATACCTATGTAAAGGAATATACTTATCTTGGGATCATCGGCGGCGAAAAGGACGGCCTGTACCGGATCGAGCAGAGGAATAAGTTTTCGGTGGGCGAGACGATCGAGATCATGAAGCCGGACGGACGAAACATCGAGACGACGGTCAAGAGAATTGTAGATGAGGAAGGAAATGAGCAGGAAAGCGCTCCTCATCCGAAGCAAGTACTGTATGTGAAGCTGGATCATGAAGCCAGCCAGTATGACATCCTCAGAAGAGCGGAGTAA
- a CDS encoding O-methyltransferase, with the protein MIVDERMVTYIHSLETPEEPIIEQIEQEAKETFVPIIRKETQSFLKVLLLMKKPVRVLEVGTAIGYSAILMSHYLPKDGRITTIEKYEKRIPIARENFSRAAVADRITLLEGDALEIMKSLEEPFDFIFMDAAKGQYIHYLPEAIRLLAPEGVLMSDNVLQDGDVIESRFAVERRNRTIHSRMREYLYELKHNERLQTSILPLGDGVALSIKKK; encoded by the coding sequence ATGATTGTTGACGAGCGGATGGTAACTTATATCCATTCCTTAGAGACGCCGGAAGAGCCGATCATCGAGCAGATCGAGCAGGAAGCCAAGGAGACTTTTGTCCCGATCATCCGCAAGGAGACCCAGAGTTTTCTGAAAGTACTGCTGCTGATGAAGAAGCCCGTGCGTGTTTTGGAGGTGGGAACCGCAATTGGCTATTCAGCCATACTTATGAGCCATTATCTGCCGAAGGATGGACGGATCACGACGATTGAAAAATATGAAAAAAGGATCCCCATTGCCAGGGAGAATTTTAGCCGGGCCGCTGTGGCGGACCGGATCACGCTGCTGGAAGGGGATGCGCTGGAGATCATGAAGTCCCTTGAGGAGCCTTTTGACTTTATCTTCATGGATGCGGCCAAGGGGCAGTATATCCATTATCTGCCGGAGGCCATCCGGCTTCTGGCGCCGGAAGGCGTGCTGATGTCGGACAACGTGCTTCAGGACGGGGACGTGATAGAGTCCAGGTTTGCCGTGGAGCGGCGCAACCGGACCATTCACAGCCGCATGAGGGAGTACCTTTATGAACTGAAGCACAATGAGCGGCTTCAGACATCCATCCTTCCACTGGGAGATGGAGTGGCCCTTAGCATAAAGAAGAAATAA